CCCGCTGAACATTATTCTCAACATTGCTGAAGAGCAGAATTGGCAGAACAAGTATTTTGCCCATTATGGATATGACGCTGAGGTAATAAAACAGTTCACAGAATTGCTCTCAAAAGTTATCATGCCGACACAGCAATACCAGATGCCAGTAATATTGCTGGACAAAAACACGCCGAAAGAGGCGGTCTGCCAGGTTTTCGAAAATGTAAATACCGGCGGGGTTTCATTGACCGTTTTTGAGCTTGTTACAGCTATTTTTGCAATGGATGACTTCCCGCTGAGAAAAGACTGGGAAGATAGACAATCAAGATGGTTCTCGGATGACCTGCTGTTAAATGTGACAGCCACGGATTTTCTTACTGCTCTTACATTGCTTGCATCGTTTAAAGCTAATAGGACCGTCAGTTGCAAGAAAAAAGATGTACTCAGCCTCTCGCTTGCCGAGTACAAAAAATATGCCGATAGCCTGTGCAGCGGTTTTTCAATTGCAGAAAAGCTTCTGAAGGAGGAAAGAATCTTTGCAAGCCGTGACCTTCCTTACAGTACACAGCTAATTCCGCTTTCTGCAATATGCACTGTTCTGATGGACAACAATAGAATTCATACGACGACTGTAAAGAACATGGTCAAGCAATGGTATTGGTGCGGTGTGTTTGGAGAGCTATATGGTTCGGCGAATGAGACAAGGTATGCAAATGACATTGTCCAGGCCGTGAAATGGATTAATGATAATGGCGACCTGCCAAAAACAGTAACAGATTTTTACTTTAATCCAATGCGTCTGCTTGGCCTTCAATCACGGCAATCAGCAGCCTATAAAGGCATGATGGCTTTGATACTTAAAAATCATGCCCGTGATTTCATTTCCGGCAATGAAGTGCAACAGGCGTTCGGCGCAGAGTTGAAATAAAATATTCAAGGTTGCCTTTAAACCTGATACTCACTTCCTGTACTCGTTGCATTTTATGCCGGAAATGAA
Above is a genomic segment from Clostridiales bacterium containing:
- a CDS encoding DUF262 domain-containing protein; translation: MKTNDRQLTDLMKAVDSGAAQLPDFQRGWVWDDGRIKALILSVIHNFPVVTAMFLEYGNENIHFKHKLIEGSPADPATEPDELILDGQQRLTSLYNALYSKNPVHTKTDKGKEIDRYYYLDISKALDPQTDDEDVVVSVPANKQITSDFGRNIVIDLSTQDQEFNFKMFPLNIILNIAEEQNWQNKYFAHYGYDAEVIKQFTELLSKVIMPTQQYQMPVILLDKNTPKEAVCQVFENVNTGGVSLTVFELVTAIFAMDDFPLRKDWEDRQSRWFSDDLLLNVTATDFLTALTLLASFKANRTVSCKKKDVLSLSLAEYKKYADSLCSGFSIAEKLLKEERIFASRDLPYSTQLIPLSAICTVLMDNNRIHTTTVKNMVKQWYWCGVFGELYGSANETRYANDIVQAVKWINDNGDLPKTVTDFYFNPMRLLGLQSRQSAAYKGMMALILKNHARDFISGNEVQQAFGAELK